A genomic region of Streptomyces rimosus contains the following coding sequences:
- a CDS encoding DUF6233 domain-containing protein yields MSELPPDLPRLRTLETWLRLQLTAVRARIQFLEQQERNRPAPVRPPRPDWLLETERLGGRSGRPVRVHVGGCGQARGRAISREQAVDALGQGVEACYGCRPDTELGILG; encoded by the coding sequence GTGAGCGAACTGCCCCCTGACCTGCCGCGTCTCCGCACCCTGGAGACATGGCTGCGCCTGCAGCTCACCGCGGTCCGGGCCCGTATCCAGTTCCTCGAACAGCAGGAGCGGAACCGTCCCGCACCGGTCCGGCCGCCGCGGCCCGACTGGCTGCTGGAGACCGAACGGCTCGGCGGCCGCAGCGGGCGCCCCGTCCGGGTCCATGTGGGCGGGTGCGGCCAAGCGCGCGGCCGGGCGATCAGCCGCGAACAGGCGGTGGACGCCCTCGGGCAGGGCGTGGAGGCGTGTTACGGCTGCCGTCCGGATACGGAGTTGGGAATTCTGGGCTGA
- a CDS encoding MarR family winged helix-turn-helix transcriptional regulator — protein sequence MTDHVDRVLAQWAEQAPDLDASPMAVVGRVKRLAHIIETELRAAYKSHDLDAAAFDVLATLRRSPPPHRLTPAALMHSSMVTSGAISQRLDRLEERGLITRTRRTHDARSFDVTLTEAGLELVDKALLDNVATQNRLLAGLTRTQRDRMAKDLRGLLESLGDIDRMR from the coding sequence ATGACCGACCACGTAGATCGCGTCCTGGCGCAGTGGGCCGAACAGGCCCCGGATTTGGACGCGTCCCCCATGGCCGTCGTCGGCCGCGTCAAGCGGCTCGCACACATCATCGAGACGGAACTGCGCGCCGCCTACAAGAGCCACGACCTGGACGCCGCGGCCTTCGACGTCCTCGCCACCCTCCGCCGCAGCCCCCCGCCGCACCGCCTGACCCCGGCCGCGCTGATGCACTCCTCGATGGTCACCTCGGGCGCCATCTCCCAGCGCCTGGATCGCCTGGAGGAACGCGGCCTGATCACCCGCACCCGCCGCACCCACGACGCCCGCAGCTTCGACGTCACCCTGACCGAAGCGGGCCTCGAACTCGTCGACAAGGCCCTGCTCGACAACGTCGCCACCCAGAACCGCCTGCTCGCCGGCCTCACCCGCACCCAGCGCGACCGGATGGCGAAGGATCTGCGGGGGCTGCTGGAGTCATTGGGGGACATCGACCGGATGCGGTGA
- a CDS encoding DUF6479 family protein, which yields MFLAAPLTAAPRPVEPPTAASHLAIGIGPLIAGIAIVFLLIGAVVYGYRRRARRQDRPPRAHARPRGRAARKATSARATDGVSRESHEGTPPGVRDMGEYGTRPGDSGEPPPWDEGKSGSFGNG from the coding sequence ATGTTCCTCGCTGCGCCCCTGACGGCCGCGCCCCGGCCGGTCGAACCGCCGACCGCCGCCTCCCACCTCGCCATCGGCATCGGCCCCCTCATCGCGGGCATCGCCATCGTCTTCCTGCTGATCGGTGCCGTGGTGTACGGCTACCGGCGCCGCGCGCGCAGGCAGGACCGCCCACCGCGCGCCCACGCCCGGCCCCGCGGCAGGGCTGCCCGCAAGGCCACCTCGGCGCGGGCGACCGACGGGGTGTCCCGGGAGAGCCACGAGGGGACGCCGCCCGGCGTGCGGGACATGGGCGAGTACGGGACCCGCCCGGGGGACTCCGGCGAACCCCCGCCGTGGGACGAGGGGAAAAGCGGCTCGTTCGGCAACGGCTGA
- a CDS encoding nitroreductase family protein, giving the protein MIEETVAEEPESASFSRSASPSAPLSVPEAVRTRRSIRHYLPDPLPPEQLTELLSLTLEAPSSWNVQARSVVVVADQEGRDGLVRATGGQPHPGEAPVTLVFVAASRAWREDLGDIYERARDNGAWNEQFAAGFSQASLDFHKDLEARGLLREYAVKDAVIAATYAMLAAASMGLASSPMNGWDEAEVKKVIGIEDRDDLHIALLLPVGRAAEERRHPGRRPLARHAFDGRYGRAYPSPPGGLPDRAGHASGTVETAPSR; this is encoded by the coding sequence GTGATCGAAGAGACCGTGGCCGAAGAGCCCGAATCCGCTTCCTTTTCCCGTTCCGCTTCCCCTTCCGCCCCGCTCTCCGTGCCGGAGGCCGTACGGACGCGCCGCAGCATCCGCCACTACCTGCCCGACCCCCTGCCGCCCGAGCAGCTGACCGAGCTGCTCTCCCTGACGCTGGAGGCTCCCTCCAGCTGGAACGTGCAGGCCCGTTCCGTCGTGGTCGTCGCCGACCAGGAGGGCCGCGACGGCCTCGTCCGGGCCACCGGCGGCCAGCCGCACCCGGGAGAGGCGCCGGTGACGCTGGTCTTCGTGGCCGCGAGCCGGGCCTGGCGCGAGGACTTGGGCGACATCTACGAGCGGGCGCGCGACAACGGTGCCTGGAACGAGCAGTTCGCCGCCGGGTTCTCGCAGGCGAGTCTGGACTTCCACAAGGACCTGGAGGCGCGGGGCCTGCTGCGCGAGTACGCGGTCAAGGACGCGGTCATCGCGGCCACGTACGCGATGCTCGCCGCCGCCTCCATGGGGCTGGCCAGTTCGCCGATGAACGGCTGGGACGAGGCCGAGGTCAAGAAGGTCATCGGCATCGAGGACCGCGACGACCTGCACATCGCGCTGCTGCTCCCGGTCGGCAGGGCCGCCGAGGAGCGCCGGCACCCCGGCCGCAGGCCCCTCGCACGCCACGCCTTCGACGGCCGGTACGGACGCGCCTATCCGTCCCCGCCCGGCGGTCTTCCGGACCGTGCGGGTCACGCGTCCGGAACCGTCGAGACGGCCCCGTCCCGATGA
- a CDS encoding ArsR/SmtB family transcription factor, with amino-acid sequence MSARVHTAPAHTPQQRDDSERLATAAAILALLADRTRLALLHHLTEGEADVATLTTATGAARPSVSQHLAKLRLAGLVTTRKDGRRVVYRLQHGHLKRLVAEALNVADHKIGQLPPHD; translated from the coding sequence ATGAGCGCACGCGTGCACACCGCACCTGCACATACCCCGCAACAACGGGACGACAGCGAACGGCTGGCCACCGCCGCCGCGATCCTGGCCCTCCTCGCCGACCGCACCCGCCTGGCCCTGCTCCACCACCTCACCGAAGGCGAGGCGGACGTGGCCACCCTGACCACCGCAACCGGCGCCGCCCGCCCCTCGGTGAGCCAGCACCTGGCCAAACTCCGCCTGGCCGGGCTGGTCACCACCCGCAAGGACGGCCGCAGAGTCGTCTACCGCCTCCAGCACGGCCACCTCAAACGCCTGGTCGCCGAGGCGCTGAACGTCGCCGATCACAAGATCGGGCAGTTGCCGCCGCACGATTAG
- the qcrB gene encoding cytochrome bc1 complex cytochrome b subunit produces the protein MVFRRRAARAKARAGQPARTGFEALDRRLPMAEGARALLRKAFPDHWSFLLGELALYAFLVLVLTGTYLTLFFDPVTAQTVYHGRHTPLSGLPMSHAYASALHISFDIRGGLLIRQIHHWAALIFVAALCVHLLRIFFTGAFRKPREVNWIIGVTLFMLAMLEGFAGYSLPDDSLSGTGLRTANTIVMSIPVAGTYLSFFLWGGEFPGTDLINRLYGLHILLVPGIMVALITVHLILVVYLKHTQWSRRGSTNRNVVGRPMYPHFTAKSAGLFFMTGGVLTLFGALAQVNPVWEYGPYRSDQVATGAQPDWYVGFLEGALRLMPPWETNLWGHTVLWSVLIPAVILPGLFFLVLYLYPFCEKWVTRDGTEHHLCDRPRNRPTRTGLGAAGIVFYAVLLAAGGNDVTAFGFGVSVNALTWFFRVALVAGPVLAFLLTKRLCLALQSEDRDALLKGEETGEVAQDPSGGLDEGRRGLSADRRYRLLVRDVPEPLRPPEGSTRLARRQRVRLALSNWYYRDRVDLPVTPEQRAHVAELTAGPERGPDD, from the coding sequence ATGGTCTTCCGCAGACGGGCGGCACGGGCAAAGGCCCGGGCCGGGCAACCGGCGCGTACCGGATTCGAGGCGCTGGACCGGCGGCTGCCGATGGCCGAAGGAGCCAGGGCGCTGCTGCGCAAGGCATTCCCCGACCACTGGTCGTTCCTGCTCGGCGAACTCGCGCTCTACGCCTTCCTCGTGCTCGTCCTCACCGGCACGTATCTGACCCTGTTCTTCGACCCGGTGACCGCGCAGACCGTCTACCACGGACGGCACACCCCGCTGTCCGGCCTGCCGATGTCCCACGCCTACGCCTCGGCCCTGCACATCAGCTTCGACATCCGGGGCGGGCTGCTGATCCGGCAGATCCACCACTGGGCGGCCCTGATCTTCGTTGCCGCCCTCTGCGTCCATCTGCTCCGTATCTTCTTCACCGGCGCGTTCCGCAAGCCGCGGGAAGTCAACTGGATCATCGGGGTGACGCTCTTCATGCTGGCGATGCTGGAGGGCTTCGCCGGTTATTCGCTGCCCGACGACTCACTGTCCGGGACGGGTCTGCGCACCGCGAACACCATCGTGATGTCCATCCCGGTCGCCGGCACCTACCTGAGCTTCTTCCTGTGGGGCGGTGAATTTCCCGGCACGGACCTCATCAACCGCCTGTACGGGCTGCACATCCTGCTCGTTCCGGGAATCATGGTCGCGCTGATCACCGTGCATCTGATCCTCGTGGTGTACCTCAAGCACACCCAGTGGAGCCGGCGCGGCAGCACCAACCGCAATGTCGTCGGCCGGCCGATGTACCCGCACTTCACCGCGAAATCCGCCGGCCTGTTCTTCATGACCGGCGGTGTGCTGACGCTGTTCGGCGCACTGGCCCAGGTCAATCCCGTATGGGAATACGGACCGTACCGGTCGGACCAGGTCGCCACCGGCGCCCAGCCCGACTGGTACGTCGGATTCCTGGAAGGCGCCCTGCGCCTCATGCCCCCGTGGGAAACCAACCTGTGGGGTCACACCGTCCTGTGGAGCGTCCTCATTCCGGCGGTGATCCTGCCCGGACTGTTCTTCCTCGTCCTGTACCTCTATCCGTTCTGCGAGAAGTGGGTGACACGGGACGGCACCGAACACCACCTGTGCGACCGGCCGCGGAACCGGCCCACCCGTACGGGACTGGGCGCCGCGGGAATCGTCTTCTACGCCGTGCTCCTCGCCGCCGGCGGCAACGATGTGACCGCTTTCGGTTTCGGCGTCTCGGTGAACGCCCTGACCTGGTTCTTCCGCGTCGCCCTGGTGGCCGGGCCGGTACTCGCGTTCCTGCTCACCAAACGGCTCTGCCTCGCCCTGCAGAGCGAGGACCGCGACGCGCTGCTGAAGGGGGAGGAGACGGGCGAGGTGGCACAGGACCCGAGCGGCGGGCTCGACGAGGGGCGGCGCGGCCTCTCGGCGGACCGCCGCTACCGGCTGCTCGTCCGCGACGTCCCCGAGCCGCTACGGCCCCCCGAGGGCAGCACGCGCCTGGCCCGGCGGCAGCGAGTGCGCCTGGCGCTGAGCAACTGGTACTACCGCGACCGGGTCGACCTGCCCGTAACTCCCGAGCAGCGGGCCCACGTCGCCGAGCTGACGGCCGGTCCGGAGCGTGGCCCGGACGACTGA
- the ctaF gene encoding aa3-type cytochrome oxidase subunit IV yields MKTEAILFAGVAAFFFVAGLGYAFWSEEPAGTAALAVSFLMSSLVSGFCALNHHKRGKRPEDHKEAEVRERYGSLGFFPPRSAYPPLTGLAVALTALGVVFGLWLFVIGAGLLVACVVGMVLESSGHA; encoded by the coding sequence GTGAAGACCGAGGCAATTCTCTTCGCCGGAGTGGCGGCCTTCTTCTTCGTGGCGGGCCTCGGCTACGCCTTCTGGTCGGAGGAACCGGCCGGTACGGCGGCGCTGGCCGTCTCGTTCCTGATGTCCTCGCTGGTGAGCGGCTTCTGCGCGCTCAATCACCACAAACGGGGAAAGCGGCCGGAGGACCACAAGGAGGCCGAGGTACGCGAGCGGTACGGCAGCCTCGGATTCTTTCCGCCCCGCAGCGCCTATCCCCCGCTGACCGGTCTGGCGGTGGCGCTGACCGCGCTGGGCGTGGTCTTCGGCCTGTGGCTGTTCGTCATCGGGGCCGGTCTGCTGGTGGCGTGCGTCGTCGGCATGGTGCTGGAATCCTCCGGGCACGCGTAG
- a CDS encoding cytochrome P450 has protein sequence METAPLRPVPGPRGLPWLGNLPAFGKDPLAFLTRLRDAGDAVTWSLGPRRSLFLSHPQHIAEFLGSRGGAYDVLRIGWAMHQLVGESVLLTAGAEWRRKRGMVQPTVRPRQVRRFARTMVDSALAAVGGWRDGDRFDLRREMTLITQRIVLRTLFGNDLGDRTQALGEAMATAERAVATEIRGLPLILPPWVPLPYRRRHLGAVATIDAEMRRLIDARRAGADGGDGAGADGGQGGDLLTRLLAARDEEGRPLSAKEVQDEAVTLWAAGHETTSTALTWTWYLLSRSPEARARLDDEVDRVLGGRPPTEEDYERLVWTRQIVKESLRMYPPVWLVPAVAKEGVVLGGRAIPAGTTVWCSQWTVHRDPRWFRDPQVFRPERWDADAPDVIPEHAWFPFGGGSRGCIGARFAQMEAALLIAAVAQRFHLDVTPKEATPRMGMVIQPAVPLIATVRARSRP, from the coding sequence GTGGAGACTGCCCCGCTCCGCCCCGTACCCGGCCCGCGCGGCCTGCCGTGGCTCGGAAACCTGCCCGCCTTCGGCAAGGACCCGCTGGCGTTCCTGACCCGGCTGCGGGACGCCGGCGACGCCGTGACGTGGTCCCTCGGCCCGCGGCGCAGCCTGTTCCTCTCCCACCCGCAGCACATCGCCGAATTCCTCGGCTCCCGGGGCGGCGCCTACGACGTCCTGCGAATCGGCTGGGCCATGCACCAGCTCGTCGGCGAGAGCGTCCTGCTCACCGCGGGGGCCGAGTGGCGCCGCAAGCGCGGCATGGTCCAGCCGACCGTCCGCCCGCGCCAGGTCCGCCGCTTCGCCCGGACCATGGTCGACAGCGCCCTCGCGGCGGTCGGCGGCTGGCGCGACGGCGACCGCTTCGACCTGCGGCGGGAGATGACGCTCATCACTCAGCGCATCGTGCTCCGTACGCTGTTCGGCAACGACCTCGGGGACCGGACCCAGGCCCTCGGCGAGGCGATGGCGACGGCCGAACGCGCGGTCGCCACCGAGATCCGCGGCCTGCCTCTGATCCTCCCGCCATGGGTGCCGCTGCCCTACCGCCGGCGTCATCTCGGCGCCGTCGCCACCATCGACGCCGAGATGCGGCGGCTGATCGACGCCCGGCGGGCCGGGGCGGACGGCGGGGACGGTGCCGGTGCGGACGGCGGCCAGGGCGGCGATCTGCTGACCCGGCTGCTCGCGGCGCGGGACGAGGAAGGGCGCCCGCTGTCCGCCAAAGAGGTCCAGGACGAGGCGGTGACGCTCTGGGCGGCCGGTCACGAGACGACCTCCACCGCGTTGACGTGGACCTGGTACCTGCTGTCCCGGTCGCCCGAGGCGCGGGCCCGGCTGGACGACGAGGTCGACCGCGTCCTGGGCGGCCGCCCACCCACCGAGGAGGACTACGAACGGCTGGTCTGGACCCGGCAGATCGTCAAGGAGAGCCTGCGGATGTATCCGCCGGTCTGGCTCGTCCCCGCCGTGGCCAAGGAGGGCGTCGTCCTGGGCGGCCGCGCCATTCCCGCCGGTACGACGGTGTGGTGCAGCCAGTGGACGGTCCACCGGGACCCGCGCTGGTTCCGCGACCCCCAGGTGTTCCGCCCTGAACGCTGGGACGCCGACGCTCCCGACGTCATCCCCGAACACGCTTGGTTCCCGTTCGGCGGCGGCTCCCGCGGCTGTATCGGCGCCCGGTTCGCCCAGATGGAGGCGGCTTTGCTCATCGCCGCCGTGGCGCAGCGCTTCCACCTGGACGTGACGCCGAAGGAGGCGACGCCGCGCATGGGCATGGTCATTCAGCCGGCCGTGCCGCTGATCGCCACGGTGCGCGCTCGTTCGCGTCCGTAA
- the ctaD gene encoding aa3-type cytochrome oxidase subunit I produces MVQVEQCTRTEAAAAPRNTVGRSVRRWLTTTDHKVIGNLYLVTAFGFFLFAGALAMLMRAELARPGLQIVSAEQYNQLFTIHGTIMMLLFATPMFAGFSNAVMPLQIGAPDVAFPRLNALTYWLFLFGGLIVVSGFLTPQGAASFGWFAYAPLNSALRTPGAGGDLWTMGLVVSGLSTTLGAVNFIATIMCLRAPGMTMFRMPIFTWNVLFTSILALLAFPVLTAALLALEADRTFGAHIYDPANGGAVLWQHLFWFFGHPEVYIVALPFFGVITEIVPVFSRKPVFGYIGMVGATIAITMLSATVWAHHMFATGAVLLPFFSLMSFLIAAPTGVKFFNWIGTMWRGSVSFETPMLWAGGFLVTFLLGGLSGVLIASPPLDFHVTDSYFIVAHLHYVLFGTVVFAMFGGFYFWWPKLTGRLLDERLGRMHFWSLFIGFQLTFLVQHWLGSSGMPRRYADYLAADGFTVLNSLSSVGAFLLGLSTLPFLYNVWRTARYAPKVAVDDPWGYGRSLEWATSCPPPRHNFHALPRVRSDSPAFDLHHPEALRLPAPQRGSAEPTPDPHRERHM; encoded by the coding sequence GTGGTCCAGGTCGAGCAGTGCACGCGTACGGAGGCCGCCGCGGCGCCCCGCAACACGGTGGGCCGGTCCGTACGCCGCTGGCTGACCACCACCGACCACAAGGTGATCGGGAACCTCTACCTCGTCACCGCGTTCGGCTTCTTCCTGTTCGCGGGCGCGCTGGCGATGCTGATGCGCGCCGAACTGGCCCGGCCCGGTCTGCAGATCGTCAGCGCCGAGCAGTACAACCAGCTGTTCACCATCCACGGCACGATCATGATGCTGCTGTTCGCGACGCCCATGTTCGCCGGGTTCTCGAACGCGGTCATGCCGCTGCAGATCGGCGCCCCCGATGTGGCCTTCCCCCGGCTGAACGCCCTGACGTACTGGCTGTTCCTGTTCGGCGGTCTGATCGTGGTGTCGGGGTTCCTCACCCCGCAGGGCGCCGCGTCGTTCGGCTGGTTCGCCTACGCGCCGCTCAACAGCGCGCTGCGCACGCCGGGTGCGGGCGGCGATCTGTGGACCATGGGACTCGTCGTGTCGGGCCTGAGCACCACCCTGGGCGCGGTCAATTTCATCGCCACCATCATGTGCCTGCGCGCCCCGGGCATGACCATGTTCCGGATGCCGATCTTCACCTGGAACGTGCTGTTCACCTCGATCCTGGCGCTGCTGGCGTTCCCGGTGCTGACCGCCGCGCTGCTCGCCCTGGAGGCGGACCGCACCTTCGGCGCGCACATCTACGACCCGGCGAACGGCGGGGCGGTCCTGTGGCAGCACCTGTTCTGGTTCTTCGGGCATCCGGAGGTCTATATCGTCGCCCTGCCGTTCTTCGGCGTGATCACGGAGATCGTCCCGGTGTTCAGCCGCAAGCCGGTGTTCGGGTACATCGGCATGGTGGGCGCGACCATCGCCATCACCATGCTCTCGGCGACCGTATGGGCGCACCACATGTTCGCCACGGGCGCGGTGCTGCTGCCGTTCTTCTCCCTGATGTCCTTTCTGATCGCGGCGCCCACGGGAGTGAAGTTCTTCAACTGGATCGGCACGATGTGGCGCGGCAGCGTGTCCTTCGAGACGCCGATGCTGTGGGCGGGCGGATTCCTGGTGACCTTTCTGCTCGGCGGGCTGAGCGGGGTGCTGATCGCGTCGCCGCCGCTGGACTTCCACGTCACCGACTCGTATTTCATCGTCGCGCATCTGCACTACGTCCTCTTCGGCACGGTGGTCTTCGCGATGTTCGGCGGTTTCTACTTCTGGTGGCCGAAGCTGACGGGGCGCCTGCTCGACGAGCGGCTGGGCCGGATGCACTTCTGGTCGCTCTTCATCGGATTCCAGCTGACGTTCCTCGTGCAGCACTGGCTGGGCTCCAGCGGAATGCCCCGGCGCTACGCGGACTATCTGGCGGCCGACGGATTCACCGTACTGAACTCGCTTTCCTCGGTCGGCGCGTTCCTGCTGGGGCTTTCCACGCTGCCTTTTCTTTACAACGTGTGGCGTACGGCGCGCTACGCGCCGAAGGTGGCGGTGGATGATCCGTGGGGTTACGGCCGGTCGCTGGAGTGGGCGACGTCCTGCCCGCCGCCCCGGCACAATTTCCACGCGCTGCCCCGCGTACGGTCCGACTCCCCCGCGTTCGACCTGCACCACCCCGAAGCGCTGCGGCTGCCCGCGCCGCAGCGCGGCAGTGCCGAACCGACGCCCGATCCGCACAGAGAGCGGCACATGTGA
- a CDS encoding EamA family transporter encodes MKRDRVVLDSLLTVLAPSVWGSTYLVTTELLPPDRPLLASTVRALPAGLILLALGRTLPRGVWWWRALVLGVLNIGAFFFLLFVAAYHLPGGVAALVMAVQPMVVLALSALVLKTRVAPAHLVACVLGVSGVGLLVLQPHAGLDAIGVGAGLLGAVSMAGGIVLTKRWGRPADTGLLTFTGWQLTVGGLVLAPVTLLGEGLPTTVTGENVLGFAYLGLIGALFAYAVWFRGVERLPALTVSFLGFASPLTATVLGYLVLDQALSPLQLIGALAVVASVVLVQYAGSRGAPPPEGPTAPARTRPTAPRRKTART; translated from the coding sequence ATGAAACGCGACCGGGTCGTCCTCGACTCCCTCCTGACCGTCCTCGCCCCCTCCGTATGGGGCTCCACCTATCTGGTCACCACCGAACTCCTGCCCCCGGACCGGCCGCTGCTCGCCTCGACGGTCCGGGCCCTGCCCGCCGGGCTGATCCTGCTGGCGCTCGGCCGGACCCTGCCGCGCGGCGTGTGGTGGTGGCGCGCCCTGGTCCTCGGCGTGCTGAACATCGGCGCCTTCTTCTTCCTGCTGTTCGTCGCCGCGTACCACCTGCCCGGCGGAGTCGCGGCCCTGGTGATGGCCGTCCAGCCGATGGTGGTGCTGGCCCTCTCGGCGCTGGTGCTGAAGACGCGAGTGGCCCCGGCCCACCTGGTCGCCTGCGTACTGGGCGTGTCCGGCGTGGGCCTGCTGGTCCTCCAGCCGCACGCCGGGCTGGACGCGATCGGTGTCGGCGCGGGGCTGCTGGGCGCGGTGAGCATGGCGGGCGGCATCGTGCTCACCAAGCGCTGGGGGCGCCCGGCGGACACCGGGCTGCTGACCTTCACCGGCTGGCAGCTGACGGTCGGCGGCCTCGTCCTCGCGCCGGTCACCCTGCTCGGCGAGGGTCTGCCCACGACCGTCACCGGGGAAAACGTCCTGGGGTTCGCATATCTCGGGCTCATCGGGGCGCTGTTCGCCTACGCGGTGTGGTTCCGCGGTGTGGAGCGGCTGCCCGCCCTCACCGTCTCGTTCCTCGGCTTCGCCTCTCCGCTGACCGCCACGGTCCTCGGCTACCTCGTCCTGGACCAGGCCCTGTCGCCCCTTCAGCTCATCGGCGCGCTGGCTGTGGTGGCATCGGTCGTGCTGGTGCAGTACGCGGGAAGCCGTGGCGCGCCGCCCCCGGAAGGGCCTACCGCCCCGGCCCGTACGCGTCCCACAGCTCCCCGGCGAAAAACCGCCCGAACCTGA
- a CDS encoding CBS domain-containing protein: protein MPTAREIMTPGAECVGAEDSVLDAARKLTDLGVGAVPICGTDDKLKGVLTDRDIVVKVLGRGKDPAQTKAGELAQGEAVTIGADDGTEEILATMTQHKVRRLPVIDGHRLVGMVALADVARSLPDAKAGDLLEALSTD, encoded by the coding sequence ATGCCCACTGCACGCGAGATCATGACCCCCGGAGCCGAGTGCGTCGGTGCCGAGGACAGCGTCCTCGACGCGGCCCGCAAGCTCACCGACCTCGGTGTCGGCGCGGTGCCCATCTGCGGTACGGACGACAAGCTCAAGGGCGTCCTGACCGACCGCGACATCGTGGTCAAGGTCCTGGGCCGGGGCAAGGACCCCGCGCAGACCAAGGCCGGCGAGCTGGCGCAGGGCGAGGCGGTCACCATCGGGGCCGACGACGGTACCGAGGAGATCCTCGCGACCATGACGCAGCACAAGGTCCGGCGCCTGCCGGTGATCGACGGGCACCGCCTCGTCGGCATGGTCGCGCTGGCCGACGTGGCCCGCTCGCTGCCCGACGCCAAGGCCGGGGACCTCCTCGAAGCGCTCTCGACCGACTGA
- a CDS encoding VOC family protein, translating to MTIDGFTTCLWFDGQAEEAAHHYLSIFKNSQLGDIARYNEAGPGTPGEVMAVEFVLNGQKFMGLNGGPEFKFNEAVSFQVRCADQEEVDYYWERLTDGGEEGPCGWLKDRYGVSWQVFPAELLGLVGDSDPAKAKRATEAMFRMKKIDLAAIRRAHAGEE from the coding sequence ATGACCATCGACGGTTTCACGACCTGCCTGTGGTTCGACGGCCAGGCCGAAGAGGCGGCGCACCACTACCTCTCCATCTTCAAGAACTCCCAGCTCGGTGACATCGCCCGCTACAACGAGGCGGGTCCCGGGACGCCCGGTGAGGTGATGGCGGTCGAGTTCGTCCTCAACGGCCAGAAGTTCATGGGGCTCAACGGCGGACCTGAGTTCAAGTTCAACGAAGCCGTGTCGTTCCAGGTCCGCTGTGCCGACCAGGAGGAAGTGGACTACTACTGGGAGCGGCTCACCGACGGCGGTGAGGAAGGGCCCTGCGGCTGGCTGAAGGACAGGTACGGCGTGTCCTGGCAGGTGTTCCCCGCCGAACTCCTCGGCCTGGTCGGCGACTCCGACCCGGCGAAGGCCAAGCGGGCCACCGAGGCGATGTTCCGCATGAAGAAGATCGACCTCGCCGCCATCCGCAGGGCGCACGCCGGGGAGGAATAG